A segment of the Pseudoalteromonas sp. DL-6 genome:
TCCCAGCAAAATAGTTACGCCTAAAAACACCTTAAGTGGAGTGCGTTTGTTATTTTCCATCGCTACATGAGCAAAATGCAGAGTTACCGACGACGCTAATAAAATAAGGGTATTTATCAGTGGTAACCCTTGCCAGCCCATTGCTTGCGTAGAGGTGCCCCCTGGGGTATTTAACAATGGCCACACAGCCTCAAAAGTAGGCCATAACACTTCGTTAGTCATGGCGTTGTTATCGGCGCCTCCAAGCCAAGGCACAGAAAACATGCGGGCATAAAAAAGGGCGCCAAAAAAGGCCATAAAAAACATGACTTCTGAAAAAATAAACCAGCTCATACCTTGCCTGAATGAGCGATCCATTTGTGCAGAATATAAACCTTGATGAGACTCTTCAATCACATTTTTAAACCAGCTAAACAGCATATAAAGCAATACGGCAATACCCACATACAGTAAGTAAACACCACTGCCTCCCTCTTTACCCATATCCATAACTGTTAAGGCTGCCCCTACCGCAATAAAAAATAGCGCCACCGCGCCAACTATTGGCCATGGACTTTGATCAGGTACGTAATAATGTTCATATTTTTGATTCATTTCATTTGCTCCTAGTTTTTCACTAGTTTTATAAGCTAGTTATTACTGGCTACTAACTTCTCGCTAATATCAAATACGGTATAAGACAGAGTTAACTCCTCCACATCACTAGGTAACTCAGTATCAACATAAAAAAGTAATTTAAACTCTAACTCCTCGCCAGCCTTCAAAGGTTGCTGGTCAAAGCAAAAACACGCTATTTTGTGTAAATACTTAGCCGCTTTACCCGGCGCTACCGAGGGTATCGCTTGCATCACTTTGTCTTCATTACTGTTGTTTTTAGCGCTAAACATAACCTCACGCATGGCCCCTGGTTTTACATCTACACTGTATTCTTTAGATTTAACCTCAAAAGGCGCACCACTTTGGGCATGGGTGGTAAAACTAACGCTGACCTCTCTATTCTCAGTAACCAAGGTACTTTGCTGTGCTTGTTCTAACGAGGGCTTACCATTAAGCCCCGTTATATCGCAAAACACGTCATATATAGGTACCATGGCAAATGCAAAAGCAAACATTGCAATGCAAATAACCACCAGCTTTTTTAATAACGGTAGATGACTCATTATTTAATATCCGGCGGCGTTGAGAACGTATGGTAAGGCGCTGGTGAATCAACTTCCCATTCAAGCCCTTCAGCTCCATCCCAAACTTTTGCAGGCACTTTATCGCCCCCTTTTGCACATTTATACACAACGACAACAAACAGTAATTGCGATAAACCAAAGGCAAACCCACCTATACTAATAATGGCGTTAAAGTCAGCAAACTGCAGTGCATAATCTGGAATTCGACGTGGCATACCGGCTAATCCCACAAAATGCATTGGGAAAAACAGCACATTTACACTTACCAAAGACAACCAAAAATGCCATTTTGCCAAGGTAATATTGAACATATTTCCGGTCCATTTTGGCAGCCAATAATAAGCCCCTGCCATAATAGAAAATACCGCGCCCGTTACGAGTACATAATGAAAGTGTGCAACCACAAAGTAAGTATCGTGGTATTGAAAATCAGCAGGCGTAATAGCCAGCATCAATCCCGAAAAACCACCTAAAGTAAACAGCACAATAAATGCGATACTAAATAACATAGGCACTTCAAAGCTAATAGAGCCACGCCACATAGTTGCTACCCAGTTAAATACTTTTACGCCGGTAGGTACCGATATCAACATAGTCGCGTACATAAAAAACAACTCACCCGCCACGGGCATACCAGTGGTAAACATATGATGTGCCCACACGATAAAGCTCAACAAGGCAATCGAGGAAGTGGCGTACACCATAGAGGCGTAACCAAATAGTTTTTTACGTGAAAAAGTAGGAACAATCGTAGAGATAATGCCAAAGGCAGGCAAAATCATAATATAAACTTCAGGATGACCAAAAAACCAAAATATATGCTGGAACATTACCGGATCGCCACCACCAGCGGCGTCAAAGAAGCTGGTCGCGAAGTATTTATCGGTGAGTACCATAGTAACTGCACCAGCAAGTACCGGCATTACTGCAATAAGTAAAAAAGCCGTGATCAGCCATGTCCACACAAATAACGGTAGCTTCATCCACGTCATTCCAGGGGCGCGCATATTCACTATGGTTACCACCACATTAATGGCTCCCATAATCGAACTAATACCCATAATATGCACCGCAAACACAAACATTGCTGTGTTGTCGTTACTATAAGTGGTGGAAAGCGGAGCGTAGAAGGTCCAACCAAATGCAGGGCCGCCACCAGGCATAAACAGTGACGCTAGCAGAATTAAGAACGCAAACGGTAAAATCCAAAAACTCCAGTTGTTCATTCTCGGTAATGCCATATCTGGCGCACCAATCATTAGCGGGATCATCCAGTTTGCCAATCCAGTAAATGCAGGCATTACTGCACCAAATACCATGATCAGTCCATGCACTGTGGTCATTTGGTTAAAAAAGTGTGGATCAACTAACTGTAAACCCGGCTGAAATAGCTCAGCCCGGATCACCATGGCCATTGCTCCACCAATTAAAAACATAGTGAGTGAAAAAATTAAATATAAGCTGCCTATGTCTTTATGGTTGGTTGTAAATAACCAGCGTTTAAAGCCAGTAGCGGGTTGATGGGCATGATGAGCCTCATTGGTATTAGGTTGTTCTGCAATGCTACTCATTATTTAGCCTCCCCATCAGCATCCAGTGCCGCTTGTATTTCGCTTGGTTGAATTACCTCTCCGGTGTCATTACCCCATGCGTTACGTTTATAAGTAATAACGGCTGCTATCTGCTTAATAGATAATTGCTTGGCAAAAGACTGCATCGCTGTACCAGGCTTGCCATAAAGTAAAATATCGATGTGACCTTTAATATCACCTACCACTATTGGACTGCCTTTAAGTGCAGGAAAAACCCCTGGCAGGCCTAAACCTGTAGGTTGGTGACACGCAGCACAGCTCGCCATATAAACTTGCTCACCCAGTGCCATTAACTCTTCTTTTGGTACTACTTGGTCAAGTAGCGCCGCACTTTCGGCGGCCGCTTTTTGTTTAGCTTGTTTAGCCTCTGCCAACCACGTTTTGAAGTCTTCTTCTGTTTTTGCTTCTACCACAACAGGCATAAAGCCATGATCTTTACCACACAGCTCTGCACACTGCCCGCGGTAAGTACCTACTTCATTAATATTGGTCCATGTTTCATTGATAAACCCCGGATTTGCATCTTTTTTAACAGCAAAATCAGGTACCCACCATGAGTGAATCACATCATCTGAGGTCATTAAAAAACGTACTTTTTGATTAATCGGTAGCACCAGCGGCTTATCTACTTCAAGTAAATAGTTCGGGTTTTTATCGGCAAGATTCGTTATTTCATTTTGAGGAGTCGCTAACATTGAATAAAACTCAACGTCCTCCCCCATATATTCGTAATGCCACTTCCACTGTGATCCAGTAATTTTTATGGTGATATCAGCTTTGCTGGCATCCTCCATGGCAATTAGGGTTTTAGTCGCAGGAATGGCCATAACAATTAAGATGACAAAAGGAATAGCAGTCCAGAGTATTTCTACTTTGGTGCTTTCATGAAACTGGGCAGGGACAGCCCCTTTAGATTTGCGATGATGAATGAGTGCCCAAAACATAATGGCAAACACGATCACCCCAATCACACAACATATTAAAAATATAGTCATGTGTAGTTGGTATACATTATTACTTATATCAGTTACGCCTTTACGCATATTATATTGGCTATTAGCAAGCACATTTTGCGAAAAAACTAACAATATAAGCCACAAGGAAGAACTCAGCTTACCCATGTGACGGCTCCTTTGATGCTATTGCTGACGCAAAGCGAAGGGACATACGACTTAAACGCCCATTCGTTATTTTTATTTTTTATAAGGGTGCTGGAGTTATTAAATGTGTGTGCTCAAAACGACTACGCTGTGAGTTATTTTTATTCCAGCTCTTTAATAACTAGTTAAAAAATAAACAATAAGCAAGGTGAGTATGAAAAATAAACAAGGGGTTACTTAAAAAAGTGCAGCAAAAAAATAGTCACTAATTAGTTAGTTAACCTAAGAGTCAGAGGTGGTAAGGGGTAGCTTGAATAACAGCGGAAAAAATATAAAATTTTATGATTTAAAAATAATTAGGATAAATTTATTTATATAAGTATTTAGCGATGTTATTTACAATAACAAAAGCGATTAAAAAGCAGTACCATAAAAATAATACAAGTAAAATCAGCGCCTAATTAATATTAAGCGCTAAGTTATGTTTAACTATCACATCCAGTCAGCGTTACGAATAACACCTACCGCTAAGCCTTCAATATTGAAAGATTCATTTTCCAAGTCGACTTCAATTGCCGAAAACTCGTCATTTTCAGCATGCAGTAATACTTTTCTGCCGGCTTTTTCTAGGCGTTTAACCGTAACATCATCATCCACTCGAGCAACAATAACCTGACCATTTTCAGCCACTTGAGTTTTATGTACAGCGAGTAAGTCGCCATCCATAATACCAATATCTTTCATACTCATGCCGTTAACACGCAGTAAAAAATCGGCCGCAGGTTTAAACATTAAAGGGTCAATTTTACAGTGGCTTTCAACATGCTGTTGCGCCAATATTGGCTCACCCGCAGCAACCCGACCAATTAAAGGCAAGCCTAATTGCTCTGGCTCTTCTTCTTCAACAAGCTGAATGCCGCGACTCGCACCCGGCTTCATTTTAATTACACCTTTTTTAGCCAGTGCTTTTAAGTGTTCTTCTGCAGCATTTGCACTTTTAAAACCCAGTGTTTGTGCAATTTCGGCACGTGTAGGAGGCATACCAGTGTCTTTAATAAACACTTTGATAAGTTCGAGTATTTGCGCTTGGCGTTTTGTTAATGGTCGCATACAACTGGTTTTCCATACAGTACAATTAACTGTGAGTATATACAGTTATTTAAAAATCGCAAATATAAATTAAGACCTTATAAGTCATGATGGCTAAACAATAAGATGCTTTAAAACCGCAATAATAAATGTAATTATTAGCAGTGCATTATCATATTAATTCTCAATTACTTATCCAAGGAGCTAGCATGAGTATTTGGCACCAACCAATTACATTAGAGTTTTGTAAGCAATTAGATCAAGGGATCACTGGCCAAGGCACGCTCATGAAGACCATGGGAATTGAAATCAGTGAAATTGGTGATGACTACTTAGTCGCCACTATGCCAGCCATACCTGAGCACCATAATCCAATGGGTATAGTGCATGGTGGTGCCAATGTCGTGCTTGCTGAAACAGTAGCAAGTTATGCCGCTAACTTTGTGGTTGATTTCAGTCGATTTTATTGTGTTGGGCAAGAGATCAGCGCAAGCCACTTAAAAGCGTCACGCAACGGCACATTAACCGCCACCGCAAGGGCTTATCATATAGGTAAACGCAGCTCGGTTTGGGATATTAAAATAACCAATAGCCGCAATGAGCTTTGCTGCGTATCAAGAATGACCGCAGCCGTAGTCGAGCGAAAAGGTTAAATTACTTTTCCAGAGGGTAAATAGTAACTTCAATGCCTGCGCCAATTGCAGATATGCGTAACAAGGTATCTGCATGCAAGGCCTGATTAAAACATTTTGGCGACGTACCAGACTCAAACCCCATATCAAACGTTCTGCGAGAGCAACTTAACCATTGCTTTAATGCATTGCGTGAACACGACTCGATTAACTCACACAAGTGATTAATTGCTTTATCGGGTGTGGTTATTTCACCAGCCACCTCAATGCGTGCCAGTTGGCGGTATTCGTCTTTATCATAATGTAAAATGGTTGCGACCTTTTTTAAATCAGCAACTAATACGCTAATATCTTGCTTTGACTCAAGCTCTAGATCTACATTTAAAAATTGAATTTCCGACATACAGTTGTGTTACCCCACTTAAATTTCACCGCAAACTTTAACCTAATTTTGCATTTATACCAAATCAACAGCTTATAATTTATTTAATTCCTTTATTAAGCTGCAAGTATTAAAGTAACGGTTAATACAGCTATTAACCTAATGATAGCTAGCTCCATTAGGTACCTTGCACAAAAAATAATAATAATGAGAAAGCGAATGAACAAACGCATTTTTAAAACAGCCCGTAAGCTGCATAAATGGCTAGGCTACTTTTTAGTAATACAAATTTTTGCATGGCTGCTTGGCGGTTTATTTATGAGCGCCATGCCACTTGAAAAAGTACACGGTAAACACCTTGCAAACCGCCAACTAGAAAACCCTTTCAGCCAAGCCGATTACACAGCCTCACTTGATAAAATTATTGCAAATACACCACAACCCCAACAAATTAATTATAGTCATTTTTTAAATATCCCAGTAATTACGGTAACTACAGCAAGTAAAATCTATAGTTTTAATGGTGTAACCGGCAACCCACTCCCACCACCAAGCAAGGCACAAATCATCGCTAATGCCCAGGCTCACCTTTTAATTAAAGCAAACGTTATAAGCACAAAAAATCTGGCAACCAGTTTTAGAGAAGCCGGGTTTAAAGAAAATATTTGGCAGGTTAATTTTAACGATATGTTTAGCACCAGCTTATATTTTAATGCTGATAACGGCGAGTTCATTACAGTTCGCAGTAATATTTGGCGAGTGTTTGACTTCTTTTGGATGCTACATATTATGGATTACGATGAGCGCGAGGATTTTAACAACCCGTTACTTATTAGTTTTGCTGCCAGCAGTGTATTTTTTAGCTTTACTGGTTTTATTTTATTACTGCAAAACATCCGATTCAGAACAAGAAAACGTCAGCTATCCTGAGCTTTTAAGTGGATTCGGTTGAAAACTGATTTACCATTTAGGTTATTCACTCTAAAATCGCAGCTCCTGTAGTTCACTAAAGTGATAGGATATGCCGCATTTTATTTTTGCGTTATTGCTTTGCGTTGTCAGCTTTAATCTAAATGCTGAGCAATTTACTCGTTTTTCCAGTGCTAAAAAACACTTAATTAAAACCTTACCAACGGATGCAAAAAGTATCTATTGTGGTTGCGACATAAAACGTAAAGGCAAAAAGTTAGTACCCGATGCAACCCATTGTGGTTATGTGCCACGCAACACATTTACCCGCTCAGGTAACGTGAATCAACGCGCTCTACGAATAGAATGGGAACATATTGTACCCGCTTGGGAGTTTGGTCATCAGTTACAATGCTGGCAAAATGGTGGACGCAAAAATTGCCGTAAAGTAAGTGCAAAGTTTCGCATGATGGAAGCTGATATTAACAATTTAGCTCCCGCAATCGGTGAAATTAACGCTGATCGTTCAAACTATCGCTTTGGCATGTTAGCCCAAAATGCTAATCAATATGGTCGCTGTGAGGTTAAGGTTAATTTTAAACAACGCGTTATTGAACCGCCGGTTTATGCACGTAAACGTATTGCCGATGCATACGCTTACATGCAAAAAACTTATGGTTTAAAAATATCAAATAAACAACAAAAGCTGTTTAATGCGTGGCAACAACAAGCTTATGCCGCAAACACCGACAGTAAAAAGCTGTAAACTTATGTTTATAATGCTTGGTGTGGTCCAAATATTTCGTAATGAATATTCGCGCTCTGTACACCTAAATCAAGTAGTTGGCCTTTTACATAAGCCATGAACGAAGCTGGTCCACACAAATAAAATACACCCTCACTAATAGGCAGTGATGCCTCAAGCACAGATAAATCCATAAGCCCTGTGTAATCACATCCCTCACCACCTTGATTAAACCAGGTTAAGGTTTTTAGTTGTGGATACATAGCCGTTTGCTGAGCTAGGTAGTCTTTAAATGAATACTCAAGGCTATTTTCACACGCGTGTAAGTAACTAATCGCTTGATTAGTATTGCCACTCAATAGCGTTTGCAGCATAGCCATCATTGGGGTTTGGCCAACACCTGCAGAAATAAGCACAACGGGGCTTGTTGCATCTTTCAAAAAGAAATCACCTGCTGGTGGGTATAGCTCTACTAGTGCGCCCTGCTCTAGTGAGTGTAAATAGTTAGACACCACGCCAGGCTGTGGTTGGCACTCTTTTTTAACGCTAATACGATAGTTTTTAGCATTGCTCTTTTGCGAAATAGAATACTGGCGGATCTCTTCATATTCAGCCCCCTCAGGCTTAACTTTAATGCCAAGATATTGTCCTGGCTTGTGGGAAATAACAGCTTTGCCGTCTAAAGGTGTGAGGATAAAGCTGGTTACAAATTCAGACTCAACATGTTTATGAGTAATTTCAAACTTCCGTGTACCTACCCAGCCACCATGATTATTTTTACTGTGTGCATACAACGCTGCTTCTTCGGTAATACAAATATCAGCCAGTAGGTTATAAGCTTCTCGCCATGCGTATTCAACATCAGCTGTAAACTGATCAGGAATAAGCTCTTTAAGTGTGCCGATCAAATGCGCCCCTACAATAGGGTAGTGTTCGGGTAAAATATTCAAGCTGGTATGCTTATGGTTAATTCTAGCTAATGCCTCTTTTAACACGGCTAAATTATCAATATTTTGCGCATACGCAGCCAAGGCATTAAATAATGCAAATTGCTGACGACCCGTTTCTTGGTTAGTCATATTAAAAATATGTTTAAGTTCCGGGTTATGGCTAAACATGCGCTTATAAAAATGATCGGTGACGGCTGTACCCGCTTCTGCAAGTAATGGAGCTGTACTTTTTACAATCTCAATAGTTTTTTCAGATAACATTTTGGTTTCCTATGGGTGAACTAACCACGACGCCCATCAACACGACGCCGCGTTAATATAGGAGTGCAGTGAATTAAAAATAATAAAAAGGCCAGTAACCAAAGCACAGCACTGATCTGCCAAGCTAGGTGTGGCCCAATAAAAGACGGGAGAAAAGCACGAATAATTGCGGCACTAAACACCAATGCAAATGCAAGATTCATAAAACCAGGAATACTAAGTGAGCGACCGGTATGTCCTAGTGATACCCGTGTCATCATGGCTAAAATCATCATGCCGATACCACCAATAGTGATAAAATGCAGAGCGTCTTTAAACAGTATTGCACTGCTGTAAAAACTGATTGCCACTAACATTAAACCTATACCTAAAGCTAAATACGCAAAGTGTAACGACCATAATAATGGGACTTTTAAGACTTGCTTGTTCCACCAGCAAACACCGCGAACTAAATGCAAAAACGCTGCACTCATCACAACTAGTGTCGGGTTAATTACAGTGAAAAATAATTTACTAATAAAAAATAATGCTATCGCCAATACCGATAAGTATAAAATAGCTTTATCTATGTTTGGTGTGCGTACCTGCTTAGATAAGCCCAGCCCTTTGGCAGTAAAAAAGGGTAATACACGCCCAGCTACAACCCCCACCAACAAGCTTATAACCAGTACTGCGGTATCAACCATCGCCAGCGCTAGCTGCGTTTGGTTTTTTAGCACTAGTATTAAATACAACATATTGAGCGTACATAAAAATGAAAGAATAAATAAAAACAAGTAGTTGCGTTTACTGCTCGCTTTTATCAACATGCTGGCTAACACTATAATTACCGAGAGCCACCAAATAACTTGTAAAATCAGTACCGCATAAACATTAAACTGATCAATGCTAGGCACAACTACAAAAAAACTAAGCCGTGCACTAAGCCATATTAGGCTAAGCCACATCAATGGTTTACCGTTAATACTTGCAACACCGGTCCATGTTTGTGCTGCAGTAAGTAAAAAGCCAGCCACAACCACGCCCGCAAAACCAAATAACATTTCATGTGCATGCCACAAATTAGCAGGCATAGCTAAATGCCACTGTGCATCGCCACTTAAAATAAGTAACCAATAACCCACAGATAAACACGCTAGTGAGCCACCCGCTAAAAAAAAGGGTCTAAACGCCAACATCCATAATGACCATTGCGATACTTGATGAAATGCGACCTGCGCTAGCATAGGTTCGGCTAAATTTATGGGCTTCATTAGCGCCCCTCCTGCCCCAGCCCATGCTGCGCCACACAGCGCAGTACGTAACTCACTTTGACAATAGCCGCGAGGACAATCGTGCTAATGTGTGCAAAAATTTGTACCGGTATCGAAAAATAGCCTGCATAGGGATAACTTATTAACAGCGTAATCAACACCCCAAATACGCTAATACATAGCACCTTATTTGCATGAGATAGCAAACGGTAATACAGAGAATTAGACTCCACTGAATAATTAACCTGCTCTAAGAAAGTACTGCCCATAACAACCCCAATAACTGCTTTCGTTATTTTGTCATTACACAGACCATGCCAATTAAATAAACACTTTAAATTCAATGCATTATTTAATTTCACTTTACAAAAAGAGTCTTTATGACCTACTATAAAAACCAATAAAATACACTAATAGGTCATTTTGACATGAACCAACAACTCAACCTGACTCAAGTTGCCTTGGAGCTTGCACAAAGCACCTTACATGCGCACAGTTTCGAGCAACTTTTAGCCACGGTTGAACGTGTTATTCCAAGTGATGCTAGCGCCTTGTTAATTCGCCAAGGCGAGCAATTAAAGCCTTTAGCGATTAAAGGTTTAATGCCTGATAGCTTAGGCAGGCGTTTTAATATTGCAGAGCATCCTCGTCTTGATGCTATTTGTAATCACCGCTTGGCACTGCAATTTGCACATGACTGCCCGCTTCCAGACCCATATGACGGCTTACTACTAGCTAAAACCGGTGATATTCCAGTGCATGCCTGCTTAGGTTTACCGCTTTACGATAAAGATTCGCTGCTTGGTATTCTGACCTTTGATAGCCTAAACGCTGATGCGTTTGACGGCATTACCGCTGATACACTCAACACCTTACAAACCTTGTGCAGTGCGCACTTTAAAACCGCCCTAGAGCTTGCCCATTACAAACAACATGCCCAGCACTCAAGTGAATTAGTACAAGCGTTAAACCGTGAGGCACTTAAACGTGATGGTGGTGAAATTATTGGCCAAAGCCCAGTAATACAAACGCTTAAAAATGAGATAAAACTAGTTGCGGCATCAAACTTTAGCGTCCTTATTTTAGGTGATACTGGGGTTGGCAAAGAATTGGTGGCGCGTAATATTCACTTGCATTCAGCACGTAAAGATCAGCCATTAATTCATTTAAACTGTGCGTCTCTGCCTGAAAACCTCGCCGAAAGTGAATTTTTTGGCCATGCAAAAGGCGCCTTTACGGGTGCGCAAAATGCTCGCCAAGGTAAGTTTCAATTAGCCGATGGCGGTACCTTATTTTTGGATGAAATAGGCGAGCTACCACTGGCAATGCAAAGTAAATTACTACGGGTACTGCAAAGTGGCGAAGTACAAACCGTTGGTGAAGATGAACTTAAATATGTTGATGTTAGAGTGATTGCAGCCACTAACCGTGACTTAAAACACGAAGTTGAACAGGGACGATTTCGCGCCGACTTATACCACCGCCTAAGTGTGTACCCGCTGAGTGTGGCGCCGTTAAAAGCCCGTGATGAAGATGTTATTTTATTAGCCGGTTATTTTTTGGAAAAAACAGCTCGAAAGCTTGCCATTAAACAGTTAAAACTCAGCATTGAAACGCAATTACTGCTTAAAAAATATGACTGGCCTGGCAATGTAAGAGAGCTGGAACATGTTATTAATCGCGCCGCATTAAAAGCTAAACAGTATCAATGGCAACAACCAATTATTACTATTGAGCCAGAGCATTGTGAGCTAAATTTAAGCGCTATTAATACTTTTGCACTTGAACACTCAAACCAGCTTGCAACCACACCTTTGGCAAACAACATTTCGTTAAAGCAAGCCACCGATACTTACACTCAGCAACTTATTATACAGCAACTTCAACAGCATAATTATAACTGGGCAAGCACAGCCCGTAGTTTGCAGGTCGACCGCGCTAACTTAACGCGGCTAGCCAAGCGCTTAGGTATTTCAGTTAAAAAATCAATCTAATACTTAACTTAATTTACGCTGCTTAAAATAAGTTTTTAATAACTGACTAAACGCTTGCACTTTCGCAGTACGATGCACTAAATGATGCGTCACTAACCATAAGTCAGTAGGCCAACTTAGTTCGTTAGGTAATACAGGGACTAAATCAGGGTATTGCGCTGCAACATCATGCTGTAATCCGCCAATCCCTAGCCCCTTAACGATGGCGCGAGTGGCCTCTGAGGTTTCTGATACTCTAAGTTTAACTTGCGACGGAGGAATATTTTCATCAACCCATGCAAAAT
Coding sequences within it:
- the norR gene encoding nitric oxide reductase transcriptional regulator NorR; amino-acid sequence: MNQQLNLTQVALELAQSTLHAHSFEQLLATVERVIPSDASALLIRQGEQLKPLAIKGLMPDSLGRRFNIAEHPRLDAICNHRLALQFAHDCPLPDPYDGLLLAKTGDIPVHACLGLPLYDKDSLLGILTFDSLNADAFDGITADTLNTLQTLCSAHFKTALELAHYKQHAQHSSELVQALNREALKRDGGEIIGQSPVIQTLKNEIKLVAASNFSVLILGDTGVGKELVARNIHLHSARKDQPLIHLNCASLPENLAESEFFGHAKGAFTGAQNARQGKFQLADGGTLFLDEIGELPLAMQSKLLRVLQSGEVQTVGEDELKYVDVRVIAATNRDLKHEVEQGRFRADLYHRLSVYPLSVAPLKARDEDVILLAGYFLEKTARKLAIKQLKLSIETQLLLKKYDWPGNVRELEHVINRAALKAKQYQWQQPIITIEPEHCELNLSAINTFALEHSNQLATTPLANNISLKQATDTYTQQLIIQQLQQHNYNWASTARSLQVDRANLTRLAKRLGISVKKSI